The proteins below are encoded in one region of Bifidobacterium dentium JCM 1195 = DSM 20436:
- a CDS encoding VanZ family protein: MKRRESLLVAVCIGVLSFFLFRFALVDCIEIWQTIESILGSLHPFMQSHVCIIALLTCCSLITALLTYQICIGKIHVLLLYFITALYLLLIFAIIMLKSRGISGFNVNPLLIVQELLQAPLTVLFNMLAFMPIGFMLAWKCQSPKVTILLFLAFITICELIQSILHLGIFDVDDILLNTFGFALGFLAQNHTDSRGWSMQRQGNFVIISKR; encoded by the coding sequence ATGAAACGCAGAGAATCTTTGCTTGTCGCCGTCTGCATTGGCGTGCTATCCTTTTTCCTATTTCGTTTTGCGCTTGTGGATTGCATCGAAATATGGCAAACCATTGAATCCATACTGGGATCGCTCCATCCTTTCATGCAATCCCACGTATGCATCATCGCCTTGCTTACCTGTTGCTCATTAATCACGGCACTGCTTACATATCAAATCTGCATAGGTAAAATTCATGTTCTATTGCTATATTTCATCACTGCATTATATCTTTTATTAATTTTTGCAATAATAATGCTTAAAAGTAGAGGAATATCCGGCTTTAATGTTAACCCATTATTGATTGTCCAAGAACTCCTTCAAGCACCTCTCACAGTTCTGTTCAACATGCTTGCATTCATGCCAATAGGCTTTATGCTGGCATGGAAGTGTCAGTCCCCCAAAGTCACAATCCTGCTTTTCCTCGCATTCATTACGATTTGCGAACTCATCCAAAGCATCTTGCATCTGGGTATTTTCGACGTTGATGACATCCTGCTCAACACCTTTGGCTTCGCCCTTGGCTTTCTTGCGCAAAACCATACCGATTCCCGCGGATGGAGCATGCAGAGACAAGGGAACTTCGTCATCATCAGCAAACGATGA
- a CDS encoding DMT family transporter: MLQLLLGVFSGSITPVQTAVNARLGRSVGSPLRASMVSFSVGLLSMLAIVLATGPYPLLSATAADGPWWMWLAGVFGVTFLTGNVLLLPKLGSLRTVIMTVAGQIVMGLLIDAFGWFGAQQRAISPLRVCGTVLAMAGFLLAVMGAGLQLGHRDAADDAGVRRHVNPGASHDVLAMALWSLAGVSFGMCSAVQTALLGRLGVSLGSPAKASLASFVVGLAALTIVVGLVDHTYSLGDALEKGNPWWMWVGGLLGATLVMCNAYLSSEIGTGMTVMLILLGQVGGGLVVDRFGLLGVPRKHVRAAQYIGVILAAMGIVLKAL, translated from the coding sequence ATGCTGCAGTTGCTGTTGGGTGTTTTTTCGGGTTCCATTACGCCGGTGCAAACAGCGGTGAACGCGCGTCTGGGCCGTTCTGTCGGTTCGCCCTTGCGTGCCTCAATGGTGTCGTTCAGTGTGGGGTTGCTGTCGATGCTGGCCATTGTGTTGGCGACGGGGCCTTATCCGTTGTTGTCGGCTACGGCGGCGGACGGCCCATGGTGGATGTGGCTCGCCGGTGTGTTCGGCGTGACGTTCCTGACCGGCAACGTGTTGCTATTGCCGAAATTAGGTAGTTTGAGGACCGTGATCATGACGGTCGCGGGGCAGATCGTCATGGGATTGCTGATCGACGCTTTTGGCTGGTTCGGCGCACAACAGCGGGCGATTTCACCGTTGCGTGTATGCGGCACGGTTCTTGCAATGGCGGGTTTCCTGCTTGCCGTCATGGGGGCCGGTCTGCAGCTGGGTCATCGAGATGCGGCGGATGATGCAGGAGTGAGACGACATGTCAATCCGGGAGCTTCGCACGATGTGCTTGCGATGGCGCTATGGAGTTTGGCAGGGGTATCCTTCGGCATGTGTTCGGCTGTTCAAACGGCCTTGCTCGGCAGACTTGGCGTCTCGTTGGGATCTCCCGCCAAGGCTTCGTTGGCCTCCTTTGTCGTCGGGCTGGCTGCTCTGACGATTGTGGTGGGTCTGGTCGACCATACCTACAGTCTCGGCGATGCGTTGGAAAAAGGCAACCCATGGTGGATGTGGGTAGGCGGATTACTGGGGGCGACTCTGGTGATGTGCAATGCATATCTGTCCTCGGAAATCGGCACCGGTATGACGGTCATGCTCATATTGCTCGGGCAGGTTGGCGGAGGGCTTGTGGTCGACCGATTCGGCCTGTTGGGAGTACCTCGCAAACATGTACGAGCCGCCCAATACATCGGGGTGATTCTCGCCGCAATGGGTATTGTTCTCAAAGCCTTGTGA
- the dnaG gene encoding DNA primase, protein MPGMILKEDVEKVRAAADLYDIVSATVTLKPSGTGTYVGLCPFHDEKTPSFSVRPALGVWHCFGCGLGGDVFGYVEQQENIDFRDAVELLADRYHIELRYDQANAKPEHAGSKRARLLEANEAAQEFFVSQLMTREALAARKLLDGRNFSQADCQRFGCGYAPQGWDNLVRHLAGKGFTQKEMLDAGLARQGQHGVYDYFRGRVTWPIRDSTGRTLGFGARKLYEDDAINAKYINTPDTQLYRKNQVLYGIDMAKSAIVKKRQVVIVEGYTDVMAMHLAGIDTAIATCGTAFGAEHAKIVRRLIADDSLGAVQLVGPLKVEGQALSSRIVFTFDGDAAGQKAAIHAFGLDSAFLSQTFVAVADDNLDPCDLRIKRGNEAVRSLIEQAKPLYDFVIEAAIGRFDTTYTTGQMGAVKAVAPLIAQIRDRSLLDLYTRKAVRRIGIDLDIMQREVRDARRKLNVRDDDAYAPKRRYVGGNAVEQRVEQGANPYENRSVRKALEHRDATEQTYYRIDDAVFICEQQFMATLIQVPRAVEPSMFAGLTLSNFITPVFRSLFQAVAAAGGLPSEDTPQGLWMHNLTKAGGPMLESVINELAVMPLPLPPSEDDMNMGRASREQEGAVQLRKPTDAERRYASELLARLLDMGLMRKIGAAKRRMAQLPDGGEKIELLGQVTNMEALRKDLQAKVYGNNIA, encoded by the coding sequence ATGCCGGGAATGATTCTGAAGGAAGATGTCGAAAAAGTACGTGCCGCAGCCGATCTGTATGACATCGTGTCCGCAACGGTCACGCTCAAACCTTCCGGAACCGGCACTTACGTAGGCCTATGTCCCTTCCATGACGAGAAGACCCCGAGTTTTTCGGTGCGTCCCGCGCTCGGCGTGTGGCATTGTTTCGGCTGTGGCCTCGGCGGCGACGTGTTCGGCTATGTGGAGCAGCAGGAAAACATCGACTTCCGTGATGCGGTGGAATTGCTGGCCGACAGGTACCATATCGAGTTGCGTTACGATCAGGCGAACGCCAAGCCCGAGCATGCCGGTTCGAAGCGTGCCCGTCTGCTCGAAGCGAACGAAGCGGCGCAGGAGTTCTTCGTATCGCAGTTGATGACCAGAGAGGCGCTTGCCGCCCGCAAACTGCTCGATGGCCGTAATTTCAGCCAGGCTGACTGCCAGCGATTCGGCTGCGGATACGCGCCGCAGGGTTGGGACAATCTCGTACGCCATCTGGCGGGCAAGGGCTTCACGCAGAAGGAGATGCTCGATGCGGGCCTTGCACGTCAGGGTCAGCACGGCGTCTACGATTATTTTCGCGGGCGTGTGACCTGGCCGATTCGCGATTCGACAGGCCGTACGCTTGGTTTCGGCGCGCGCAAGCTGTATGAGGATGACGCGATCAACGCGAAGTACATCAATACCCCCGATACGCAGTTGTATCGCAAGAACCAGGTGCTGTACGGCATCGATATGGCAAAATCCGCGATCGTGAAGAAGCGTCAGGTGGTGATCGTCGAAGGCTACACCGATGTGATGGCCATGCATCTGGCCGGCATCGATACCGCCATAGCCACTTGCGGTACTGCGTTCGGTGCCGAACATGCCAAGATCGTGCGGCGTCTGATTGCCGATGATTCGCTGGGAGCCGTACAGTTGGTCGGACCTTTGAAGGTCGAAGGTCAGGCATTGAGCTCGCGCATCGTATTCACTTTCGATGGCGATGCGGCCGGGCAGAAGGCCGCCATCCATGCGTTTGGCTTGGACTCGGCGTTTCTGTCGCAGACCTTCGTGGCCGTGGCCGATGACAACCTCGATCCATGCGACCTGCGCATCAAACGGGGCAACGAGGCGGTGCGTTCTCTGATTGAGCAGGCGAAACCGCTGTATGACTTTGTGATCGAGGCGGCGATCGGCCGGTTCGACACCACCTATACGACCGGTCAGATGGGGGCGGTCAAGGCGGTCGCGCCACTGATCGCGCAGATTCGGGATCGTTCGCTGTTGGACCTGTACACCCGCAAGGCGGTTCGTCGTATCGGCATCGATCTGGACATCATGCAACGTGAAGTGCGCGATGCCCGTCGTAAGCTCAACGTACGCGATGACGATGCCTACGCGCCGAAACGACGCTACGTCGGTGGCAACGCCGTGGAACAGCGCGTGGAACAAGGTGCCAACCCGTATGAGAATCGCTCCGTGCGGAAGGCCTTGGAGCATCGTGACGCCACCGAGCAGACCTACTACCGTATCGATGATGCCGTGTTCATCTGCGAACAGCAGTTCATGGCCACGCTGATTCAGGTGCCGCGTGCCGTGGAGCCGAGCATGTTCGCAGGGCTCACATTGTCGAACTTCATTACGCCGGTGTTCCGTTCGTTGTTCCAGGCCGTGGCCGCGGCAGGTGGCTTGCCGAGCGAGGATACGCCGCAAGGTCTGTGGATGCATAATCTGACCAAGGCCGGCGGGCCGATGCTCGAATCGGTAATCAACGAGCTGGCGGTCATGCCATTGCCGCTGCCGCCGAGCGAAGACGACATGAACATGGGCCGGGCGTCGCGGGAGCAGGAAGGTGCCGTGCAGCTGCGCAAACCGACGGATGCCGAACGGCGTTATGCCTCCGAGCTGCTGGCCCGCCTGCTAGACATGGGTCTTATGCGTAAGATCGGTGCGGCCAAGCGTCGTATGGCGCAGTTGCCGGATGGCGGTGAGAAGATCGAGTTGCTCGGTCAGGTCACGAACATGGAGGCCCTGCGCAAGGATCTGCAGGCGAAGGTGTACGGCAACAACATCGCCTGA
- a CDS encoding amino acid ABC transporter permease: MLDWTFITHYAPFFVTGSEMTLFISVFGIALAIAVGLVCAGVEIARIPVLRQIVRVYIELSRNTPLLVQLYFLYFGLPKLGVVWSAEQCAIVGLGFLGGSYMAEAMRGGLETIPNVQRESAYVLGFNTWQTLSRVVIPQAVSTSIPGVVANVIFLIKESSVVSAIALADVMYMAKDLIGMYYSTYESLFMLVVAYLIILLPISLFGTWLERRFDYERR, encoded by the coding sequence GTGCTCGACTGGACGTTTATCACGCATTATGCGCCGTTTTTTGTCACAGGCTCTGAAATGACGCTGTTCATCTCGGTGTTCGGCATCGCCCTCGCGATTGCCGTCGGTCTGGTCTGCGCGGGCGTTGAAATCGCACGTATCCCCGTCCTGCGGCAGATCGTGCGCGTTTACATCGAACTGAGCCGCAACACCCCGTTGCTGGTGCAGCTGTACTTTCTGTACTTCGGTCTGCCGAAGCTCGGCGTGGTTTGGTCGGCCGAACAATGCGCCATCGTGGGACTCGGTTTTCTCGGCGGCTCCTACATGGCCGAGGCGATGCGCGGCGGACTTGAGACCATACCCAACGTACAACGCGAATCCGCCTACGTACTGGGATTCAATACATGGCAGACCCTGAGCCGTGTGGTTATTCCGCAGGCCGTCAGCACGTCCATTCCCGGCGTGGTGGCCAATGTGATCTTTCTGATCAAGGAGTCTTCCGTGGTTTCCGCCATCGCGCTCGCCGACGTGATGTATATGGCCAAGGATCTGATCGGCATGTATTACAGCACGTATGAGTCGCTGTTCATGTTGGTGGTCGCATACTTGATTATTCTGCTGCCGATTTCGCTGTTCGGCACATGGCTGGAGCGGAGGTTCGACTATGAACGGCGCTGA
- a CDS encoding amino acid ABC transporter permease yields the protein MNGAEILLQPGVFPRLLQGLWVTVWIAGVSVVLSVPVGLIVGWLMTMNNPVIRLLTRIYLDFIRIMPQLALLFIAFYGFARAWNWNLDATGACVFVFVLWGGAELGDLVRGALESIPDAQYESAYVLGLGPWQTFTRVILPQALRRLLPASVNLATRIVKTTSLAVLLGVVEVIKVGQQIIDANRFQYPTGTLWIYGVIFFMYFIVCWPLSIVARRLEKRWSHD from the coding sequence ATGAACGGCGCTGAGATTCTGCTCCAGCCGGGCGTCTTTCCACGCTTGCTGCAGGGACTGTGGGTCACGGTGTGGATTGCCGGCGTGTCCGTCGTGCTTTCCGTTCCGGTCGGACTGATCGTCGGTTGGCTGATGACGATGAACAATCCCGTCATCCGATTGCTGACCCGCATCTATCTTGATTTCATTCGCATCATGCCGCAGCTGGCATTGCTGTTCATTGCGTTCTACGGTTTTGCCCGCGCCTGGAACTGGAACCTGGATGCGACCGGTGCCTGCGTGTTCGTATTCGTGCTGTGGGGCGGCGCCGAGCTGGGCGATCTTGTGCGTGGTGCGCTCGAATCGATTCCCGACGCGCAATATGAGTCCGCTTACGTACTGGGACTTGGTCCCTGGCAGACCTTCACCCGGGTGATTCTGCCGCAGGCGTTGCGCAGGCTTCTTCCGGCTTCGGTGAATCTCGCCACCAGAATCGTCAAGACCACTTCGCTGGCAGTACTGCTCGGTGTGGTCGAGGTGATCAAGGTGGGCCAGCAGATTATCGATGCGAACCGTTTTCAATACCCGACCGGAACCTTGTGGATTTACGGGGTGATCTTCTTCATGTACTTCATCGTGTGCTGGCCGCTGTCCATCGTGGCCCGCCGACTGGAAAAGAGGTGGTCGCATGACTGA
- a CDS encoding anion transporter, whose amino-acid sequence MRRLVVKVLKNETILVVASILAVISCFIVPPDKEYAGYIHASTISQLICLMLVVCGFQRIGVFRIIGSRLLHHVSTARGLVITLISLTYFSGMLITNDVALVTFIPFALAVLTMAHMEEHAVLVGTLMTVGANVGSMLTPIGNAHNLYLKALTGMPSSEMIGIMAPYSATAAVLLVLITCVVFGKKPVSEFSSIDGVGIEQNVLAPRADQPQPDEIRVTGYGAGYGGWRTLVYCALFVVCLLAVSDFIPLWVMCVIVVAAFLLCDRRVFRNVDWGLPLTFCMFFIFIGNMKRVPEFYELAASLVGAHPLEVSVVSSQFISNVPTTLLLSGFCDQWRELIIGTNLGGMGTLIASMASLIGYKNVVRKYPNKKGRYLAVYSAVNVLFLIVLVGLSWIIEP is encoded by the coding sequence ATGCGACGTTTGGTGGTCAAGGTCCTGAAGAACGAGACCATTCTCGTAGTGGCTTCCATACTCGCCGTGATCTCGTGCTTCATCGTTCCGCCGGATAAGGAGTATGCCGGCTATATTCATGCCAGCACCATCTCGCAGCTCATCTGCCTGATGTTGGTGGTGTGCGGGTTCCAACGCATCGGTGTGTTCCGTATCATCGGCTCGCGTCTGCTGCATCATGTCAGCACCGCACGCGGTCTGGTGATCACGCTGATTTCGCTCACCTATTTCTCCGGCATGCTGATCACCAACGACGTGGCATTGGTCACGTTCATCCCATTCGCGTTGGCCGTGCTCACCATGGCTCATATGGAGGAGCATGCGGTGCTCGTCGGCACGCTGATGACGGTCGGTGCGAACGTCGGCAGCATGCTCACCCCGATCGGCAATGCGCACAACCTGTATCTGAAGGCGCTTACCGGCATGCCATCATCTGAAATGATCGGCATCATGGCACCATATTCGGCGACCGCGGCGGTGCTACTGGTACTCATCACTTGCGTGGTATTCGGCAAGAAGCCGGTTTCCGAATTCTCTTCGATCGACGGTGTCGGCATCGAACAGAACGTGCTCGCTCCTCGCGCCGACCAGCCGCAGCCGGATGAGATCCGCGTGACCGGCTATGGTGCCGGTTATGGCGGCTGGCGCACGCTGGTATATTGTGCGCTGTTCGTGGTCTGCCTGCTCGCGGTGAGTGATTTCATTCCGCTGTGGGTCATGTGCGTGATCGTGGTGGCGGCTTTTCTGCTGTGCGATCGCCGCGTATTCCGCAATGTCGATTGGGGACTGCCGCTTACGTTCTGCATGTTCTTCATCTTCATCGGCAACATGAAGCGTGTGCCGGAATTCTATGAGCTGGCGGCCTCGCTGGTGGGCGCGCACCCGCTGGAGGTGTCCGTAGTCTCCAGCCAGTTCATCTCCAACGTGCCGACCACGCTGTTGCTCTCCGGTTTCTGCGACCAGTGGCGTGAGCTGATCATCGGCACCAATCTGGGTGGCATGGGTACGCTGATCGCATCCATGGCCTCGCTGATTGGCTACAAGAATGTGGTGCGCAAGTATCCGAACAAGAAGGGCCGCTATCTGGCCGTCTACTCCGCGGTGAACGTGCTGTTTCTCATCGTGCTCGTAGGATTGAGCTGGATTATCGAGCCGTGA
- a CDS encoding elongation factor G, whose product MKRIVTGILAHVDAGKTTLSEALLYATGQVRRLGRVDHGDAFLDTNAMERQRGITIFTEPAIIKADGLTLTLLDTPGHVDFSAETERTLRVLDYAILVISGTDGIQGHTETLWRLLARYQVPTFVFINKMDAPGADKATLLNQLKQRFSDGCIDFTGFTGAGERGADNPAFADAMEAIAMQDESAMNAYLEAGTVSDETIRTMIVHREIFPCFFGSALKMEGVEAFMSGFERYVEEPCYGNELGARIYKVSHDAQGNRLTWLKVTGGDFAAKALLTGTVRVGSATAGDGSCGEDGTWHEKADQVRVYSGAKFTTVDTVPAGTVCAVTGLTRTFPGAGLGFERNGESPILQPVLTYTLLPGECDIHKCLVALRELEDEDPLLHVVWQTRLEEVHLQLMGAVQLEIIQQMMHDRFGLDVSFGPGSILYKETIAKPIEGVGHFEPLRHYAETHVLLEPLPAGSGMRYATVCSEDVLDRNWQRLILQHCQEREHLGVLTGSPITDMRITLLVGRAHLKHTEGGDFRQATYRAIRQGLMEAKKQGDCRLLEPWYGFRLEVPQDMVGHAMADVQRMGGTFETPSPDGEYMVLDGTAPVAEMQDYAMDVNAYTHGRGHLSCVFAGYRPCHNADEVIENAAYDPEADLENTPDSVFCAHGAGYPVKWYKVPEFMHLGYAWSGVGE is encoded by the coding sequence ATGAAACGAATCGTCACCGGCATTCTGGCACATGTGGATGCGGGTAAGACCACATTGTCGGAGGCGTTGCTCTATGCCACCGGTCAGGTGCGCAGGCTTGGCCGTGTGGATCATGGCGATGCGTTTCTCGACACGAATGCAATGGAGCGTCAGCGCGGCATCACCATCTTCACCGAACCGGCCATCATCAAAGCGGACGGTCTTACGCTGACCCTGCTTGACACTCCAGGCCACGTCGATTTCTCCGCCGAAACGGAACGCACCCTGCGTGTACTCGACTATGCGATTCTGGTGATCTCCGGCACCGACGGCATTCAGGGTCATACCGAGACGCTGTGGCGATTGCTGGCACGTTACCAGGTGCCCACTTTCGTCTTCATCAATAAGATGGATGCGCCCGGTGCCGATAAGGCGACATTGTTGAACCAACTCAAGCAACGTTTTTCCGATGGCTGCATCGACTTTACAGGTTTCACCGGTGCAGGGGAGCGGGGCGCAGACAATCCCGCATTTGCGGATGCCATGGAAGCAATCGCCATGCAGGACGAATCCGCCATGAACGCCTACCTCGAAGCCGGAACCGTTTCGGATGAAACCATCCGTACCATGATCGTGCATCGCGAGATCTTCCCTTGCTTCTTCGGTTCGGCTCTGAAAATGGAAGGCGTCGAAGCATTCATGTCAGGCTTCGAACGATACGTTGAAGAGCCTTGCTACGGCAACGAACTCGGAGCGCGTATATATAAGGTGTCACATGATGCGCAAGGCAATCGCCTGACTTGGTTGAAAGTGACGGGCGGCGACTTCGCGGCGAAGGCATTGCTGACCGGCACGGTGCGGGTCGGTTCCGCCACGGCAGGCGACGGTTCGTGCGGTGAAGACGGTACATGGCATGAAAAGGCCGATCAGGTGCGTGTCTACTCCGGTGCGAAATTCACCACGGTTGACACGGTTCCGGCCGGTACGGTGTGTGCGGTGACGGGCTTGACACGGACATTCCCCGGCGCAGGCCTGGGCTTTGAACGCAACGGTGAGAGTCCGATACTGCAGCCGGTGCTCACCTACACGCTGCTGCCAGGAGAGTGTGACATCCACAAATGCCTCGTGGCGTTGCGCGAGTTGGAGGATGAGGATCCGCTACTGCATGTCGTGTGGCAGACGCGTCTCGAAGAAGTGCACTTGCAGTTGATGGGTGCCGTACAGCTGGAGATTATCCAGCAGATGATGCACGACCGTTTCGGATTGGACGTTTCGTTCGGTCCGGGCAGCATTCTCTACAAGGAGACGATTGCCAAACCGATTGAAGGCGTGGGCCATTTCGAACCGTTACGTCACTATGCGGAGACCCATGTGCTGCTTGAGCCGTTGCCGGCCGGAAGCGGCATGCGGTATGCGACCGTGTGCAGCGAGGACGTGCTTGACCGTAACTGGCAGAGACTGATTTTGCAACATTGTCAGGAACGTGAACATCTGGGTGTGCTTACCGGCTCGCCTATCACCGATATGAGGATTACGTTGTTGGTCGGCCGTGCGCATCTGAAACATACGGAGGGCGGTGATTTCCGCCAGGCCACATATCGTGCGATCAGGCAGGGCCTGATGGAGGCGAAGAAGCAGGGCGATTGCCGTCTGTTGGAACCGTGGTATGGCTTCCGTCTGGAAGTACCGCAGGACATGGTCGGTCATGCCATGGCTGACGTGCAGCGGATGGGTGGCACATTCGAGACTCCGAGTCCCGATGGTGAGTACATGGTATTGGATGGCACCGCTCCGGTGGCCGAAATGCAGGACTACGCGATGGATGTGAACGCCTACACGCATGGCCGCGGACATTTAAGTTGCGTCTTCGCCGGATACCGTCCTTGCCATAATGCCGATGAGGTGATTGAGAACGCGGCATACGATCCGGAAGCCGATCTGGAAAACACGCCGGATTCGGTGTTTTGCGCGCATGGTGCGGGCTATCCGGTCAAATGGTACAAGGTGCCGGAATTCATGCATCTCGGCTATGCATGGAGTGGCGTGGGGGAGTAG
- a CDS encoding GNAT family N-acetyltransferase — protein MLIRHATMDDLDAIVAVEAACFPPAEAASNESLTARVAAYPDHFWLLVNTESDDDACFPASVQDGTLVGFVNGMTTDEPDLSDAMYDDASMHDENGAWQMIFGVDTAPVYQHRGCASYLLRRVILDSVLAGRNGIVLTCKERLIGFYARLGFVDEGVSSSTHGNVVWHQMRLKLTHATTEQADRAAEGPGEVTAAIAVVKAGMPSGSPTRPVEAAEPGIGDAIGAATESATLPQYAPASADTLNTSSHATLPAKIAAMATAKSIRVAMSEATATMDREVPETTEFPAVTAQS, from the coding sequence ATGCTCATTCGACATGCAACCATGGATGACCTTGACGCGATTGTGGCGGTCGAAGCCGCGTGCTTCCCTCCTGCGGAGGCGGCGAGCAACGAAAGCCTCACCGCTCGCGTCGCCGCGTACCCCGACCATTTCTGGCTGTTGGTCAACACCGAAAGCGACGATGACGCCTGCTTCCCCGCTTCCGTCCAGGATGGCACGCTCGTAGGCTTCGTCAACGGCATGACCACCGACGAACCGGATCTCAGCGACGCCATGTACGATGACGCCTCCATGCATGACGAGAACGGGGCATGGCAGATGATCTTCGGCGTGGATACGGCTCCCGTGTATCAGCATCGTGGTTGCGCCAGCTATCTGCTGCGTCGCGTGATATTGGATTCGGTGCTCGCCGGACGTAACGGCATCGTGCTCACCTGCAAGGAACGTCTGATTGGATTCTACGCCCGCTTGGGATTCGTGGATGAGGGCGTTTCCTCATCCACCCATGGCAATGTGGTCTGGCATCAGATGCGATTAAAACTCACGCATGCCACCACCGAGCAGGCCGATCGCGCCGCCGAAGGACCTGGCGAGGTCACCGCGGCCATCGCCGTGGTCAAGGCGGGCATGCCTTCCGGCTCGCCGACCAGGCCAGTGGAGGCCGCCGAGCCCGGCATAGGCGATGCGATCGGTGCTGCGACCGAATCCGCCACCCTCCCGCAGTACGCCCCTGCCTCAGCCGACACGCTGAATACCAGCAGCCATGCCACGCTTCCCGCCAAAATTGCCGCGATGGCGACCGCGAAAAGCATTCGTGTGGCCATGAGCGAGGCCACCGCCACCATGGATCGCGAGGTTCCCGAGACCACGGAGTTTCCAGCGGTGACCGCACAGAGCTGA
- a CDS encoding deoxyguanosinetriphosphate triphosphohydrolase, translating to MTVGYTSFDEERWAPEPPKSSTRTAFQRDRARLIHSSALRRLGAKSQVLVAGTDDFVRTRLTHTLEVAQIGRQIGASLGCDPDVVDCACLAHDLGHPPFGHNGERVLAEIAEHIGGFEGNAQTLRLLTRLEPKILFPDGRPAGVNLTRAALDATVKYPWTYAEAAEHPKGERSAKFCVYPDDGGVFEWLKQGAPKAARPVECQVMDLSDDIAYSVHDVEDAIATGSFNPDVLHESSVIDAVIEDSRSWYGRQWDPDQLVAAFHRMHHRGTFPGYFDGSRHSLAALKNMTSDLIGRFANSVEAATRDVYGSDPLTRYHGNLIIPEETSYEIVALKGITVHFVMAPGEREPMHDAERRIVADLVEVFMADDPRPSSALESVFLDDWNEAADDNARLRVAIDQVASLTDTSALALHSLLC from the coding sequence ATGACGGTTGGTTACACGTCTTTCGATGAAGAACGGTGGGCCCCGGAACCGCCGAAATCCAGTACGCGCACCGCCTTCCAGCGTGATCGGGCCCGGCTGATTCACTCGTCGGCACTCCGTAGGCTCGGCGCGAAAAGTCAGGTGTTGGTGGCCGGTACCGACGATTTCGTACGAACCCGACTCACGCACACGTTGGAGGTTGCGCAGATTGGCCGTCAGATTGGCGCCTCCCTCGGCTGTGATCCGGATGTGGTCGACTGCGCCTGTCTCGCGCACGATCTCGGCCACCCGCCGTTCGGACACAACGGAGAGCGTGTGCTTGCTGAAATCGCGGAACATATCGGCGGTTTCGAAGGCAATGCGCAAACCTTGAGATTGCTCACCCGGCTCGAACCGAAAATACTGTTTCCCGATGGGCGCCCCGCCGGAGTGAATCTGACACGTGCGGCGCTTGACGCCACCGTCAAATACCCGTGGACCTACGCCGAGGCCGCCGAGCATCCCAAAGGGGAACGCAGCGCGAAATTCTGCGTCTACCCGGATGACGGGGGAGTGTTCGAATGGCTCAAGCAAGGCGCTCCCAAGGCTGCGAGGCCGGTTGAGTGCCAGGTCATGGATCTGTCTGACGACATCGCCTACAGCGTGCATGACGTGGAGGACGCCATCGCCACCGGATCGTTCAATCCGGACGTACTGCACGAAAGCAGTGTGATCGACGCCGTCATTGAGGATTCACGTAGCTGGTACGGCCGGCAGTGGGATCCCGACCAACTTGTGGCGGCATTTCATCGTATGCATCATCGTGGCACTTTTCCCGGCTACTTTGACGGATCTCGCCATTCGCTGGCAGCCCTGAAGAATATGACCAGCGACCTGATCGGACGGTTCGCGAACTCCGTCGAAGCCGCGACGCGGGACGTGTACGGCAGCGATCCGCTCACCCGCTACCATGGCAATCTCATCATCCCTGAGGAAACCAGCTACGAAATCGTGGCGTTGAAAGGCATCACCGTGCATTTCGTGATGGCCCCGGGCGAACGTGAACCGATGCATGATGCGGAACGACGGATTGTCGCCGATCTGGTCGAAGTGTTCATGGCCGACGATCCGCGCCCCTCCAGCGCGCTCGAAAGCGTGTTTCTCGACGATTGGAATGAGGCCGCCGACGACAACGCCCGCCTGCGCGTCGCAATCGACCAGGTCGCCAGCCTCACCGACACCTCCGCACTGGCCCTTCACTCCTTGCTTTGCTGA